The DNA region ATAGGATATTGTAATGTTGGAATTGAATTTATTGAAGCAAAATCTGCAGCAGAAATAGGAATTACTGAAGAGGAAAAAGCTAGCTATGTAGCAGAACTAAAGATAGAAAGAGATTTTTACTATATACGCACAATGGATCTTTATGGTAATATTCCTTATGTAACATCGACTAGTGTTAAAAATCCAGAAACTTTAAAATCTTCTGTTGTTTTTGATTCCATCGAAAATGATATCAAAGCAAATATTGCCAATATGCCACTTCTTTCTTCATCTAATTATGGTAGATTAACGAAGGCTGGTGCATATGCAATGTTAGTAGAGTTATATTTAAATGCAGAAGTATGGAGTGGTACTCCCAGATGGCAAGATTGTATAAATGCTTGTGACTCCATTTTAATTGGAAATGTCGGGGGCGTTACTGGAAGTTCGATAAGCTTAGATTCAAGTGTTACAGAGACGTTTGAAACCACTAATAAAACATCTCAAGAGCAAATATTTTCTATCGCGTATAACTATCAAACAGCAAATTGGAGCCCTGGATGGCCAGATAATTTCTATCATTTTAATCAAAAAATTGTTTATGGAGGAAATAGAAATGGAAATAATGGAATTGTTTTAATACCTGGAGTATTTAGTACCTACGACAATGCAGATAGAAGAAAAAAAGAATGGTTTTGGGTAGGACAATTATATGGCTATGATGCAAAAACAAATACTCCAAATGCTGATTCAACTAAGCCTTTGCTAGGATATCGTGAATATGCTAATCAGCCAATTGCATTCGTGGATGCGATAAAAAGATTTAGTACATTGGGTAAAAATCCTAGTAGTTCTGATTCTTTGGGATTACCATCAAATATGACTACTGGAGAAGAAAATAGTGGTGTAAGATTTAATAAATATAGAATAGGAGCATCTACAGATGTTAACTACAATAGTACTGATTGGATTATTTATCGCCTGACTCAAATTTATTATGCAAAAGCGGAAGCCTTAATGCGCTTACATGGTAATACTCCTACGCAAGAGGCCGTAGATTTAATTAATGCTTGTAGGAAAAGAGATTTCGATGCTTCTGTTTGGAATGATAAAATGTTTACATTGACGAATTTTAATATGGATACTTTGTTAGCAGAAAGAGGTAGAGAATTTATATTTGAAGGATATCGCCGCCAAGATTTAATTCGATTTGGCAAGTTTGCTACAGGATCTTGGTGGGATCATACTCCCACAAATGCAACTAAAGAATTGTTCCCAATTCCAATTGAGCAACTTGGCTTAAATCCAAGCCTAGTTCAAAATCCTGGATACTAGTAAATATTAAAAATGTGAATGATTTTTCATTCACATTTTTAATTAACGATTGACTAACATTGTAAAAACTTAATTTCAACCAATTAAATTAACACATGCACAGAAGAAAATTTTTATACAATATTGGAATGGCTGGAACTGGAGTTATGTTAGGCTCTAATACCGTATTCGCAAAAAGTCCAGATTTTCCCATAGTTAGAGTTGCAAAAGATAAACGAAATTTCACTAGTTCAATTATCGAAGCCGCTATAGCAGAATTTCAAAAAAATGTAAAAAACAAAGAACTTACTTGGCTTTTCGCCAATTGTTTTCCTAATACCTTAGATACGACAGTTTTTTATTCAGAGGAAAAGGGAATTCCTGATACGTATGTAATTACAGGAGATATAGATGCTATGTGGATGCGTGATAGTAGTGCTCAAGTGTGGCCATACATGCAATTTGCAGGTAAGGACCCCAAAATCCATAAGTTAATAGCTGGTGTGATTAATAGGCAAAAACACTACATACTAGAAGATCCTTATGCAAATGCATTTTATAAAAATGATACGCAAATAAGCGAATGGGAATCTGACCTAACAGACATGAAACCCGGGATTCATGAAAGGAAATGGGAAATTGATTCTTTATGTTATCCAATAAGGTTGGCCTATAATTTTTGGAAAATTACTGGAGATACTTCTCCTTTTGATGACAAGTGGGAGAATTCTGTATCTACAATTTATGAAACCTTTATAGATCAACAAAAAAAGACAGGAGATGGTAAATATCATTTTCAAAGAAAAACAGAAAATGCGACAGATACACAACCAATGCATGGCTATGGTTATCCTGTGAATCCAATAGGTTTAATCTCTAGTGCTTTTAGACCTAGTGATGATGCTACCCTATATTCATTTTTAATTCCAAGTAATTTCTTTGCTGTGAAGAGTCTGAAACAAGCTGCAGAGATGTTACGTACAGTTAGAAAAAATGAAGTATTATCTAGTAAATTAATAGTCTTAGCAACGGAGGTACAATCAGCATTAGATAAATATGCCACTATAGTTCATCCTAGATTTGGTAAAATCTATGCATTTGAAATAAATGGTTTTGGTGGTGTTAATCCAATGGACGATGCAAATGTTCCTAGTTTGTTATCCTTACCTTATTTGGATAGTATTGATGCGAATGATCCGATTTATCAAAATACTCGAAAATTTGTATGGTCTGCATCTAATCCATTTTTTTATAAAGGAACAGTTGCAGAAGGTATTGGTGGTCCGCATGTGGCGAAGGATATGATTTGGCCAATGAGCATTATTATCAAAGGATTGACTTCTAATGATCAAGAGGAAATAAAAAGTTGTATTCAAATGCTTATGCGAAGCCATGCGGGTAAAGGATTTATGCATGAATCTTTTAATAAAGATGATGCTTCTAAATTTTCGCGTAGTTGGTTTGCATGGACGAATACTTTGTTTGGTGAATTGCTATGGAAAACTTATAATAATCATTTATCCTTATTAAATACAATATAAATGGGCAAGCAACTTTTATTTATAGTCTTGTTTTTATATTTGTCCTTGTCAGGTAATGGACAAAAGTTGCCAAATTGGTGTATTGGTCCGTTTATCCGACCCTCAAAAGTGAATCCGATTATAGAGCCGGATTCTTCCACATTTTTAGATCCTATGACTAATAGTTTGTTGAAATGGAAAGCTAGTGATGTATTTAATCCTGCCGCGGTATTAAAAGGCGATACTATCTGCGTGTTATATAGATCTGAGGATAAGAGTGCGATGGGAATAGGAAAACGTACGTCTCGCATTGGATTAGCGACCTCTTTAAATGGTATAAACATGTCATTCGAAAAAGAGCCAGTTTTATATCCAGCTGAGGATAATCAAAAAAGGAATGAATGGCCAGGAGGGTGTGAGGATCCTAGAGTCGCAGTTAATGATGATGGAGACTATGTGATGCTCTATACACAATGGAATAGACAGGTGCCAAGATTAGCGGTCGCAATAAGTAAAGATTTAAGGCATTGGCATAAATATGGTCCAGTATTTCAGACCGCTTTCAATGGACGATATAAAGATATGGCTACTAAATCGGCATCCATCGTAACTAAACTGAAAAATGGAAAATTAGTTATTACTAAGGTAAATGGAAAATATCTAATGTATTGGGGCGAAGAACATGTATATATGGCAAGTTCTACTGATCTTATTCATTGGAAACCATTGGAGGATCGTGAAGGGCATTTGGCCGAATTAATTTCTCCGAGAAAAGGTTTTTTCGATAGTAAGCTTACGGAATGTGGTCCTCCTGCTATATTAACCCAAAGAGGAATAGTTCTTATGTATAATGGGAAAAATGATGAAGGCCCTAATGCCGATAATAACTATACTAAAAATGCTTATTGTGCAGGACAAGTTTTATTTGATAAAAAAAATCCTACTAAAGTTTTGGAACGATTAAATACTCCATTTTTAATACCAGAGGCCTCATTTGAAAAAAGCGGTCAATATCCCGCTGGTACTGTTTTTATAGAAGGTTTAGTGTTTAGAAATAATAAATGGTATTTGTATTACGGATGTGCAGATTCAAGAGTGGCTGTAGCGATAACAAAATAGTTATATATATTTAAGACTAAGATGATTTACTTAGTCTTGAATATAAAACCAATGCCATATACATTGTTGATTTGGATACTTGCATCCTTTCCAAAATATTTTCTTAATCTAGAGATAAATACATCTAAACTTCTACCAAGAAAATAATCATTTTTGCCCCAAAGATCCACCAAAATATCTTCCCTTTTTAAAATAATATTTTGATGTGCAAATAAATATTCTAACAATTCTGCTTCTCTTAACGTTAGGGTAATATCTTTTCCTTTCACGTTGAGATGCAGTAAGGTTTTATTAAATTCGGTATCGCCTATTATTATTGCAGCATTATTAATGTTGAGTGCAGGATTATTTTCCATTACGTTTTTCTCAACATGATTATTTCTTTTTAGGATATTTTTAAGTCGAAGAACTAATTCATCGATATCAAATGGCTTCGTAATGTAATCATCCGCACCAATTTTTAAGCCTTTAATTTTATCATTTTTTTCTTTGCGAGCGGTTAAAAATATAAACGGTTTATCACTAATATTATTGATATGCTCTGCTAGTTCAAATCCATCCATTTCTGGTATCGACACATCTATTATGACTAAGTCGATTTCACTTTGATTGTTTGTGAAATATTCAAAAGCACTTTTTCCATTTGTTGACCATTCAACACTAAAGTCATTAATTTCGAGATATTGCTTGATCACACTTCCCAAATCTATTTCATCTTCAACAAAAAGTAATCTGTTCATTCTTAAATTTAATTTAGATAGTTATCACAAAGGTAGAACCTTCTGATGGGATACTTTCAATATTAACATCCCAATTATGCATTAATATACATTGTTTAACATAAAAAAGACCTAAACCTAATCCCCCTGCGCTGGTAAGCTTATTGTTATGTCTGTAAAATTTTTCAAATATACGTTTCTTTGTTTTTTCCGTCATTCCAATTCCATTATCCTGAATAGAGATTTGTATTTTTTTTTCTAATGTATATTCTAACTTGATATTAATTACTTTAAATTCTTGATTGTTATATTTTATTCCGTTGTCAATTATATTTTGTATCATAGTCGTAAACCAAAAAATATCAATAGGTATATTTTTTTCTACTTTTAAATTATTTATAAATTTTATTTCTTGGTATTTTGATAAAATTTTGGTTTTATAGTCTTCTATAATCGTATTTAATATTTCGCCAATATTTTGCTTTTGTTTATGACTATTTGCGGGATTGGATTTAGTCAAGTTTAATACTTGTCCAAATAAATCATTTAGCCTTTTAGTTTGTCTTTCGATAATATCTGTAAGTGTGCGACTTTTTGTAGTTTGAGTCAGAAAGGTTTCGTTCTGTAGCGATTTGTTTGCAATAATAATAGCAGTCAAAGGGGTGTTGAATTCATGAGAAATACTGTTGATGAAATCTTTTTGCATTTCTGCCAGTTTTTTCTGTTTGATCCAATTATTAAATGTAATAAAAAATAATATAATAATAGAAATAATAGAAGAAATTGAAAGTAAAAATGTGGGTAACATTTTTTCTAAAATGACAATTGCTCTGTTGTTATTTTCAATATGTAATGAAAATTCAATTCTGTATGACTTATCTGTTGGACTGCTTATAGTAAGTGCAGTAACCCTATTGTATGTTGTAGGGTTTTGTAAATCTCCTCCAATAATTTCACATTGATGTAGGTTATTGTAGGGGTATATTGTAATGTAACTATTTCTCTGAAATGCAACTTCAAATTTGTTAATAGCCAATGCATATTTGTATCCTTTCGAAAAATGATGTTTTATTTTTATGATAGAATCTAGTATTGATTTTAAATTATTATGTTTCTTCAAATGAGAAAAAATAGAAGTCATCATAGCTTTGGAATCAACCCTGAATTTAGATGGGTTTTTATTATAGTCGACTTCGAGAATGTCGATATTTTTATTAAAAACAGAATCAATAATATTACTTCCTCCTGGATACAGTTTGTCATTTACAATAGCTTTAGAGTAATCATTATTTATCATATCCCTTTCGTCAGAAAAGAAATGTTCTGATTTAATAGTGTAAGTATTGTATATTAAAAAAAATTGAACTGTAGACAAAATTACTATACTAAATACTGCAATAGTTATATATTTTAAGGATATCGCTTTCATATTTAAAAGTAAAAATACTTTTAAATATGAAAAATATTTTATTGTTTAAATTCCATTAACAAAGCATTCGTTATTTGTTATTAACTTTTTTTTATCAATTATTATAGTTTTACTTTAGAAAATATGACTGGTCTATCTTCCCTTATTTTATAACCTTATTAATGAGAATTATGACTTTGAAAAAACTGCGATTAGCTGTTTGTTTTGTTTTTTCAATCTTGTGTACATTTTTTATATTTTGTTTTTCGACTAAAGCTAATGCACAAGAAAAAATTACAATAACAGGGACTGTTCGTGATAACTTAAATGCTATTGTTAATGGAGCTTCTATTACTAATCTGAACTCTCATAAAGTTGTTTTAACAAGTAGTTCGGGTACATTTTCTATTGATGCCCACAGAGGAGATTCATTAAAAGCTTCCTATATTGGGTATCAAGATATCGTCTGGAAGTTTACAGATCTAATAAACTATGATTTAGTTTTAAATGCATCTTCAGGTAGTCTGAATGATGTAGTTGTTACTGGTTTTGGGCAAAAGGAGAGAAAGTCTAGTCTAGTTGGATCGATTGCAACTGTAAATGCTCAAGATTTACAACATCCTGTTGCTAATTTAAGTACGATGTTAGCTGGTCGTATAGCTGGTGTAGTAGGGGTTCAACGATCTGGTCTTCCTGGTAGTAATTCTGCGGATATATGGATTCGAGGTATTCAAAGTTTTGGTAGTAACCCAACAGGACCATTGATTATAGTCGACGGGGTTCAAGGCAGAAATATAAACGATTATGATCCTGAAGATATTCAATCTTTTTCTGTATTAAAAGATGCTGCGGCTACGGCCTTGTATGGTTCTTTAGGAGCCAATGGAGTTATTTTAATTACTACCAAAAGAGGAAGCGAAGCGAAAAGTCAAATTATGGGTCAATTTCTTCAAGGAATTACAACCTTTACTAAACTTCCAAAAATGGCTGATGCTGGGACGTTCATGAATCTAAAAAATGAAGCGGAGGAAGCTTCTGGATATGCGCCTAGTTATACTCAAGATTATATAGATAGCACTTTGGATCCTAATGCAAACCATTACGTTTATCCTAATGTAGACTGGTTTAAACAAGTATTCAAGAGTAGTTCTATGAATCGAAAAGCTACAGTAAGTGCAACAGGTGGCTCAGATAATACTCAATACTATGTTTCCCTTAACTACTATGATGAGACTTCTATGATAAAACAAGATCCTTCTCAGTCTCAGTATAATGCAGGTACAAGATTTTCTAGATATAATTTTACTTCAAATGTAGACATGAGATGGACGAAGACTACAAAGTTTTCTTTGTCTATTCAAGGATATATAACTTCTTTTAATCAACCAGGCACTGGCGCTGGTGGTAGTAATTACACACTAGGTTCTAGTTCTGGAGCCCAAGCAGCATTTTCAGATGCAATGAATGCAAGCCCTGTTAGAGTTCCTGCTTTTTATCCTGGAAATTTAGTTGCTGGAGTAGCCGAAGGGTCGACCCCTTCTCCAAATCCGTGGGCTTCTGTAACCCAGACTGGTTATGATAATATTTATACATCTCAATTAAATAGTACTCTATCATTACAACAAGATTTTGGGTTTTGGGTTAAAGGATTGTCGGCAAATGCTCAGTATTCCTTTGATAATGAGAGTCAGAACGAAAATTATAGAACAAGACAGAGAAGTATTTGGTATTTAAATCAGGCACAGCCGTATAATGCCGATGGTACACTCAATTTACAAGAAGTAATTGCTGGTTCAGATAATTTAAACTTTGGAAGACTGAGTGCCGGTAATCGTCAGAATACATTACAAGGGCAGATCAACTATAGTAGAAGTTTTGGAGAGCATCACGTAACTGGAATGTTGGTTTATAATCAATTAAGTTCGGTAGATCCATATCAGTCTAGTTATACTGCGTATATACCACACCATCAACAAAACTATGCGGCAAAATTGGGTTATTCTTATAAAAATACTTATTTGTTCGAGTTTAACCTTGGTTACAATGGTTCTGAAGATTATGCACCTAACAAAAGATTTGGATGGTTTCCAGCTCCGGGTGTAAGTTGGATAGTATCAAATGAAGACTTTTTTAAACCATTAAGCAAAGTATTTCAATATTTCAAAGTTAGATATACAGATGGCCTTTCTGGAGCACCTGGTACTGGTTTGAGATTTGGATATTTAACTTTTGTAACTACAGGAGCTAATGGCGCTTCATTTGGTACCGCGTCTTCATTAGTTAATTATAGTGGTGTTAATATATCTCAATATGGTGCAAATGTTCAATGGGCAGTTTCACATACTCGAGATTTAGGTGTTGATTTTCATACTGCGAATGATCATTTACAATTCGTGTTAGACTATTTTCACTCACATAGAACTAAAGTTTTTCTTTCTAGAGCCGATTTTCCTGATTATGCAGGACTACAATATCAACCAGTTGGTAATTTAGGGGTAGTTGATGCTTCTGGATTTGAAGGTCAAGTAACCTTGACTCCTATAAAAATTGGTAAAAATATGACTTTAGGGTTTAATGGTACATTTACTTATAATACCAATAAACTTGTTGATGATGATGAACCTTCTTATGCAGATCCATATCAGGATCGAAAAGGGCATAATATAAATGCACAATATGGTTATATCGCTGATGGGTTATTTAAAAATCAAGCACAAATCGATAATAGTGCTGATCAGAGTGCATTAGGTGGTAACCCAAGACCTGGAGATATAAAATATAAAGATTTGAATGGAGATGGAGTCATTAATCAATATGACCAAACAAAAATAAGCAATGGAGATGTTCCTAAATGGATTGCTGGCGCAGGATTTAATTTTACATATGGTGATTTTTATATAAGTGCATTCTTTCAAGCTAATATAGGTTCTTATAGAACTTTAAGTGGTATTGCTCAATCTCCTTTTGCTATGAGTGATGATGGGAATGTATTTGCTAATGCAACTGATAGATGGACTCCGGAAAATCCGATAGAAAATCCATTTTATCCAAGATTAGGTTATGGATCTAATGCAAATGCTAATAATGATGTAGCTAGTACATGGTGGGTAAAAAATATCAGTTTTGTACGTTTCAAAACTTTAGATATTGGCTATAACTTTAAAAACAGATCATGGATGAAAAGTATGGGAATGCGCAACTTACAAGTATATTTTGATGGGATTAATTTGATGTATTGGAGCCCTTTTAAACTATGGGATCCAGAGTTGAATACTGGTAATGGTAATGTTTATCCTAATACAAGAAACTTATCTATCGGAGTAAGAGCTAATTTCTAATTCAATTTTTAACTATTATATACTTAAGATGAAAAAAAGACTCAATTATATTGTTTTAATGATCTTGATGCTATTTACGTTTGGGTCATGTAAAAAGTATCTAAATACGGTACCTACTGGACTGTTAGTAGAGGATAGTATATTTACTTCATTAACAAATACAAATGCCTATTTGGCACAAGTGTATGCAAATTTGCCTGATGAATTTTATCAAAGATTTGCACCTAATAGTAATGCTGGACCATGGATGGGGGCATCAGATGAAGCGAATAACTATTCACAACTATTTATCATGTCTAATCAATTAAATCAAAGTAGCTGGGATGCGACTGTTGGTGGTACTTATTGGAGTAATTTTTATAAACCTATTAGAACGGCTACCGATTTTATCGCTAAAATTGATGGGGCAAATTCTGTCGAAGTATCCGATTTTTTAAAAGCTCATTTTAAGGGTGAAGCGAGAGCACTAAGAGCAATTTATTATTTTTGGATGTTAAGATTGTATGGTCCAATACCAATTTTGTCAAGTGAAATAGATGCAAATGCTACAGGAGACGCAATTTACTTTGCAAGAACACCATTTGACTCATGTGTAAGTTACATATCTAATCAATTGGATACTGCTTATAATGAAATTGAGTCCGTTTCTAATACAAGTCATCCTGCAGATCAGCCAATTAGTATTGGTAGTACAATTGAATATGGTCGTATTACATCTGGAGTATGTAAGGCTTATAAGGAACAAGTATTGATGTTAGCGGCTAGTCCTTTGTTTAATGGGAATTCTGATTATGCATCTTTAAGAAATACAGATGGTACGCAACTTATACCACAGACGTATGATGCAAATAAATGGAAAACTGCCGCAGCCGCAGCCAAAGCTTTTATTGATGAATTTGATCCTGTAACTTATAGTTTATACACTTCTACTGGCTCTGATAGCTTTACAAATGCATATAACGCTTGTAAAAATGTCGTAACTACTGAATGGAATAGTGAATGGATATGGGGGAGAGCAAATAGCAGTTTTGGTACTTTAGCTTATGATATTACGCCAAAATTGGTTGGATATAACTCTAGTGTTCAAAAAGGAGGCGGATTCTTAGCAGTAAATCAATCCATGGTGGATGCCTACTTTATGAAAAATGGTCGTACTATTGACGATCCTCAGTCTGGATATCAGACGTCCGGAACATCTATGTTTAAATCGCCATATGATGTTCAAACTAGAAGCACATTTAACCAATGGGTGGGGCGGGAACCCAGATTTTACGTGGGAGTTACTTATAACAATAGTTATTGGATGGATCAAGGGAGTAGTTCTGATGAAGTAATTGTTAATTATGAATTACATGGTAATTCGGGTCGTTCACAAAGTACAACGGATGTCTCTTCTACAGGTTATAATGTTAGAAAACATTTGACAGTTTCGCATAATAGTAGATCATGGTGCTATATTCGTTTGGCAGAAATTTATTTAGATTATGTGGAAGCCTTAAATGAGTCTGATCCAGGGAATACCGATATCTTAAAGTATTTGAATTTAATTAGAATTAGAGCGGGAATTCCTGCTTATGGGACAGGTAGCCTTTCTGCGCCGGGGTCTCAAACTGCCATGAGAACTGCAATATGGCACGAAAGGCAAATTGAATTAGCTTTTGAAGATGTTAGATATTTTGATATAAGACGCTGGAAAATCGCTGCACAGACTATGGGACAAGATGTATATGGTATGAATGTGTATGCTGACGGTGATGCATTCTATACTAAAACACTTGCTGAAAGAAGACGCTTTTTGTCAAGAGATTATTTATGGCCAATACCGAATAGTGAAATTTTAAAGGATAAACTATTGATTCAAAACCCAGGTTGGTAATTTCAAGTAAAAAATAATTATTAAAATGACTACACTTTATATGTATTTAAAAAAGGGTTTAACTATATTTTTGATTTTAGGAGTATTGATATGTGTTTTTATAGCAAGTTGTGTGAAAGACAATAAATTATATTCTCCAGAAGAAGGAAATATCTATATGCCACAAGCATATGCAGATAAAGCAAATTTGTCTTTGTTCGTTTTAGATACTCCTCAAGTGATTACTTTAGGAGCAGCATATTCCGGATTTAATTCAGCATCTACCAATATTCAAGCCGACTTCGAAGTTGATACTTCATTAATTGCTGCATATAATACGGAATATGAATATCTAGGATATCATTATTATGCAATCCCAGATTCGGCATATGATCTGTCCGCACTTACTACAACTTTAAAAGCAGGAACTACAACGTCAGATCCTATTTCACTTTCAATAACCACTAGTAAATTACTTTTGGGTAGACATTATTTATTACCTATACGGTTAAAGAGTGTTTCTTTAGGGAAATTGGATACAAGTTTGTCGATCGCCTATTTTAAGATTGATACGTTAAGTATTCGATCAAAAGATATTACCTCTAGTGCAACATTTTCATTTAATTATGATGATGCCCCTTCTTATGGTGATGCTGGTGAATCAGCAAGCCATTTAGTAGATAGTAACTATACAACTAAATACTTATTATTTACTTATCATCCAGATATGTATGTACAGTTACGTTATTCACAGCCGACAGTAATAAATGCTTACACATTAACCTCTGGAGGTGATGCACCAGAAAGAGATCCACGTGATTGGACTTTTGAAGGCTCAAACGACGGGACAAGTTGGACTGTGCTTGATACAAGGACTTATCAATCATTTGCTAATAGAACTGAAACAATTCAATTCAATACATCTAATACCACTGCTTATTCGATATATAGATTGAATATAACGAGTAATAATAATGGAGGTTCTGGACTTTTTCAATGTGCAGAATGGAGACTTTTACAATTCTATTAATAGAGTGAAGTATTGTGTTTAAAATTTATTTTATGAAAATTACTATAATAAACATAGTTATAGTTTTACTTTTTAGTGCTTCTTGCTCTAAAAAAGATACAACTATCACAACAAGTACTACAACCCCAGTAAAAACAGATAGCTCTACGGTACAAACTGTTAATTATGCAGATAGCTCTTATAGTGATTTGATGCCATATTCAAGTGGAAGTACATATTCTTCTAAAACTCCTATGGGTATTCATTTTGAGGGATTACATCAAACTACAGCTGCGGATACTATATGGTTAAATGATCCAGCAAAAGAACCATCTATTCCGGCATCTACTTCTGGTTTGCATTGGGCTACAATAGCAGTCAATTTATTTTCTTATAAAGATCCAGATCCTGTGGAAGTGAATCAACATGCTATTGGTGATTGTGATGGCTTAGCTGCGATGGCTTGTATGGCTTATGAAGCGCCAGATTTTATCAAGCAATTAATTATTGATAATGGCAATGGAACGTATACAGTCTCTATGTTTGATCCTAGTGGTAAAGCTATAAAAGTAAGTGTGTCATCTATGTTTTTGGCTGGGGCCAACGGAGAAATTGAAGCCTGTTCTGGTCAAGGAAGTAATACTGCTACTTGGGCAACTGTGTTAGAAAAAGCAATCATGAAATATAATGATATATATAAATTTATTTCGGATATAGGAGGTATCGGAAGTGAATATGCTACGCCTTTATTTACTGGTATTGGTAATAGTTTTGCTTTTTCTCCTGGCTCCCTAACTCCTACGCATTTGCAAAAAGTAGTTAAAATCGCTTTGGCTAAGGGGCAGTTTGTAACAGGAGGTTTTACTAAAGAAAACGTGTTGATTGGCGCCGACTACACTGTTACAGGACATGCTTATACTGTATTAATTTCAACTGATTCAGCTTCATTGTTTTCCATGAGAAATCCATGGGGTTTTAGTCCTTCCCCAACTGGTTATATTCAAGATAATGGTGTTTTGAATATTCCAAATGTTGGAAGTAAAAGTTCATTGATAGATGTGAGAATTATTGACCCTGGACTGGCAGGTTCAAAAGGAACAACAAAAGCTTATCAGAAGCCTAAAATTTAATAGGCTTTAACCCTATATTAAAGCCTATTAACATTCTATTCAAATTTCATTTCGTTAACTTTCAATTTCAAAATTTAACGAAATGAAATTTCTTTTTTCTATTGCTTTGCTTTTTTTAGTTTCTTTCGGATATAGCCAGGTTTCCAAAGCTCCTGCTTATCCTTTGATTAATCATTCCACTTATTTTAGTATTTGGTCTATGACTGACTCGCTCAATCAGAATACGACTAAACATTGGACTGGCGTAAATCAACCTTTCGTTGGTTACTTGAATGTGGATGGTACACAATATCGTTTTTTAGGGAAGTCCGCAGTTCGGTATAAAACAATTCTTCCAGTAGCCAATGATAATAAAATTCCAGTGAGTTATACAGAATCTCTTCCGAAAGGGGATTGGACAAGAGGATATGTTGATGGTTGGAATAATGGAAACCTTCCTTTTTCTGACAATTTGGATAACAAAAATGCTTCTAGTTGGAAGTCTAAAGATTTATGGGTTGTCAGAAAATTTGAATTAAATAAATTACCAAGTGCTGA from Rhizosphaericola mali includes:
- a CDS encoding sensor histidine kinase, with translation MKAISLKYITIAVFSIVILSTVQFFLIYNTYTIKSEHFFSDERDMINNDYSKAIVNDKLYPGGSNIIDSVFNKNIDILEVDYNKNPSKFRVDSKAMMTSIFSHLKKHNNLKSILDSIIKIKHHFSKGYKYALAINKFEVAFQRNSYITIYPYNNLHQCEIIGGDLQNPTTYNRVTALTISSPTDKSYRIEFSLHIENNNRAIVILEKMLPTFLLSISSIISIIILFFITFNNWIKQKKLAEMQKDFINSISHEFNTPLTAIIIANKSLQNETFLTQTTKSRTLTDIIERQTKRLNDLFGQVLNLTKSNPANSHKQKQNIGEILNTIIEDYKTKILSKYQEIKFINNLKVEKNIPIDIFWFTTMIQNIIDNGIKYNNQEFKVINIKLEYTLEKKIQISIQDNGIGMTEKTKKRIFEKFYRHNNKLTSAGGLGLGLFYVKQCILMHNWDVNIESIPSEGSTFVITI
- a CDS encoding SusC/RagA family TonB-linked outer membrane protein, translated to MCTFFIFCFSTKANAQEKITITGTVRDNLNAIVNGASITNLNSHKVVLTSSSGTFSIDAHRGDSLKASYIGYQDIVWKFTDLINYDLVLNASSGSLNDVVVTGFGQKERKSSLVGSIATVNAQDLQHPVANLSTMLAGRIAGVVGVQRSGLPGSNSADIWIRGIQSFGSNPTGPLIIVDGVQGRNINDYDPEDIQSFSVLKDAAATALYGSLGANGVILITTKRGSEAKSQIMGQFLQGITTFTKLPKMADAGTFMNLKNEAEEASGYAPSYTQDYIDSTLDPNANHYVYPNVDWFKQVFKSSSMNRKATVSATGGSDNTQYYVSLNYYDETSMIKQDPSQSQYNAGTRFSRYNFTSNVDMRWTKTTKFSLSIQGYITSFNQPGTGAGGSNYTLGSSSGAQAAFSDAMNASPVRVPAFYPGNLVAGVAEGSTPSPNPWASVTQTGYDNIYTSQLNSTLSLQQDFGFWVKGLSANAQYSFDNESQNENYRTRQRSIWYLNQAQPYNADGTLNLQEVIAGSDNLNFGRLSAGNRQNTLQGQINYSRSFGEHHVTGMLVYNQLSSVDPYQSSYTAYIPHHQQNYAAKLGYSYKNTYLFEFNLGYNGSEDYAPNKRFGWFPAPGVSWIVSNEDFFKPLSKVFQYFKVRYTDGLSGAPGTGLRFGYLTFVTTGANGASFGTASSLVNYSGVNISQYGANVQWAVSHTRDLGVDFHTANDHLQFVLDYFHSHRTKVFLSRADFPDYAGLQYQPVGNLGVVDASGFEGQVTLTPIKIGKNMTLGFNGTFTYNTNKLVDDDEPSYADPYQDRKGHNINAQYGYIADGLFKNQAQIDNSADQSALGGNPRPGDIKYKDLNGDGVINQYDQTKISNGDVPKWIAGAGFNFTYGDFYISAFFQANIGSYRTLSGIAQSPFAMSDDGNVFANATDRWTPENPIENPFYPRLGYGSNANANNDVASTWWVKNISFVRFKTLDIGYNFKNRSWMKSMGMRNLQVYFDGINLMYWSPFKLWDPELNTGNGNVYPNTRNLSIGVRANF
- a CDS encoding RagB/SusD family nutrient uptake outer membrane protein, giving the protein MKKRLNYIVLMILMLFTFGSCKKYLNTVPTGLLVEDSIFTSLTNTNAYLAQVYANLPDEFYQRFAPNSNAGPWMGASDEANNYSQLFIMSNQLNQSSWDATVGGTYWSNFYKPIRTATDFIAKIDGANSVEVSDFLKAHFKGEARALRAIYYFWMLRLYGPIPILSSEIDANATGDAIYFARTPFDSCVSYISNQLDTAYNEIESVSNTSHPADQPISIGSTIEYGRITSGVCKAYKEQVLMLAASPLFNGNSDYASLRNTDGTQLIPQTYDANKWKTAAAAAKAFIDEFDPVTYSLYTSTGSDSFTNAYNACKNVVTTEWNSEWIWGRANSSFGTLAYDITPKLVGYNSSVQKGGGFLAVNQSMVDAYFMKNGRTIDDPQSGYQTSGTSMFKSPYDVQTRSTFNQWVGREPRFYVGVTYNNSYWMDQGSSSDEVIVNYELHGNSGRSQSTTDVSSTGYNVRKHLTVSHNSRSWCYIRLAEIYLDYVEALNESDPGNTDILKYLNLIRIRAGIPAYGTGSLSAPGSQTAMRTAIWHERQIELAFEDVRYFDIRRWKIAAQTMGQDVYGMNVYADGDAFYTKTLAERRRFLSRDYLWPIPNSEILKDKLLIQNPGW